In the genome of Bremerella sp. P1, the window GCGTTGAAATCGCCCGTCGTATCCGTCATCCGCTGTACGGCAAGTACTACTCGCGTCGCATGGTTTGCCATGTGCACGACGAAAACAACGAGTCGGGTCTGGGCGATCGTGTCGAGATCATCGAGAGCCGCCCACGCAGCAAAACGAAGCGTTGGGAACTGGTTCGG includes:
- the rpsQ gene encoding 30S ribosomal protein S17, giving the protein MPKKVLVGRVTGDKQDKTRRVEIARRIRHPLYGKYYSRRMVCHVHDENNESGLGDRVEIIESRPRSKTKRWELVRIVEKSTEVDVAALKAAREQAAHLQEQEDS